The Streptomyces sp. NBC_01463 DNA window ACCACCCGGCGGCTGTGCGCCGGCTGCCCGCCCGTCCTCGTAGAGGTAGCCGAACGGATCGTCGTCCTCGGGTGTGCTCGCGCCGTTGTTCCCGGCCATCCCTGGGTCACTCCTCACCATGTCGCCAGCCGTCGCCGTATGCAGTCAGCCGTCGCCGACCGGCCGAGCCTACCCCGAACGGCCGTCACCAAGAATTGCCGGAGGTGCGGCGGGAACCGGGGTGGGGTACACGCGGAACCCGCGGTGCGAAGCGCCGGCGAACGTCAGCCGGCCCTGCGGTGAACCTTCGACCGGGACCGCTTCTCGACGTACATCCGCTGGTCGGCGGAGCGCAGCACCTCTTCGGCGGTCATCCCGCAGGCGGCCCAGCCGATGCCGAAACTCGCCCCGACCCGCACCGCCCGGCCGTCGACCCGAATGGGCGGAATGATGGCGTTACGCAGGCGTACGGCCAGGTCCGCGGCGTCCGCCGCCCCGAGCCCGTCCGCGAGAACGACGAATTCGTCACCCCCGAGCCGGGCGACGGTGTCCCCGTCGCGGACACACGTGGTGAGCCGCCGGGCCACCTCGATGAGAACCGCGTCACCCGTGTGGTGGCCGAACCGGTCGTTGATCGACTTGAAGCCGTCGAGATCGCAGAAGAGGACCGCGAGCCCCTTCGACCCGTCGTCGCCCGACGTGTCGGGTGCGACGGAATGCACATGGTGGTCGTACGGGGCGACGCTCCGCCCGGCGTCGAACGCCTCGGAGGGGAAGCCGTGCACACGGGCCTCGTCGATATCGCCGTACGCCGCGTCGAGCGCCTCGACGTCCGTGGACGCCACCGAGTGCGGACGCTCGCACAGCCGGGCGCCGAGCCGGGCCCGCAGCTCCGCACTGTTGGGCAGCCCGGTCAGGGCGTCGTGCGAGGCGCGGTGCGCGAGGTTCAGCTCGTGGCGCTTGCGCTCCTCTATGTCCTCGACGTGCGTCAGCAGGAAGCGCGGCCCGTCCGCGGTGTCCGCGACGACGGAGTTGCGCAGCGAGACCCAGAGACAGCTGCCGTCCCTGCGGCCCAGCCGCAGCTCGGCGCGGCCGCCCTCGGCGGAGGTCCTGAGCAGGGTGCCGATGTCCTCGGGGTGGACCAGGTCGGCGAAGGAGTAGCGGCGCAGCACCGAGGCGGGGCGGCCCAGCAGGCGGCACAGGGCGTCGTTGGTGCGCAGCAGCCGGCCGTGCTGGTCGCCGCCCAGCTCGGCGATGGCCATGCCGCTGGGGGCGTACTCGAAGGCCTGGCGGAAGGATTCCTCACTGGCCCGCAGCGCCTGCTGCTCGCGCTCCAGGCGGACCAGGGCGCGCTGCATGTTTGCCCGGAGCCTGGCGTTACTGATCGCAATGGCCGACTGGGACGCGTACATCTGGAGCGCCTCGCGGCCCCAGGCACCGGGCCGGCGGCCGTTGCGGGGGCGGTCGACGGATATGACGCCGAGGAGATCGAGGCCGCCGCCCGAGGCGTACATCGGTGCGTAGAGCCGGTCCTGCGGGTGCCACTCGTCCTCGAAGCGGGGTTCGGGGCCCTCGGTGTGCCACTGCGGGACGTCGTCGTCGAGGAGGACCCATCCGTCGGTGTGGGGTATGAAACGGAGCTCGTCCCATATCTCGCCCATGCCCAGCCGGCGCTCCCAGGATTCGCGGGAGCCGACGCGGCCGGTGATCAGGGCCTCGGCGGCGCTGTTGCCGGCGAAGGCGGCGACGACGAGGTCACCGTCGGGGCGGACGAGGTTGACGCAGGCAAGCTCGTAGCCGAGACCGGCGACGATTCCGTCGGCGACGGTCTGCAGTGTGTCGGCCAGGCTCCGCGCCGTGTTGAGATCGGCCACGGCCTGATGCAGCTGCCGCATCGTCGCAAGACGGACGTACGGCTCCGACTCGGCCTCCATCGCTCGCACTCCCCGAGACCTCGACAGCACTCCAGATTTCATATCGACGTACCTGACGTACTTACTGCAGTGTCACGGCCACTGAATCACAGTGAGCTGTGCACCCGGTACACAGGGTCAACAAATATTGCGCTCTGTGACTCAAGTCACAACAGATGGTGAAGGGTCCCGGTCTCGCCCCCAAGTGGTCCGTCCTTTTCTTGAACGCAAAAACGCAAATCCTCCGGCGGACCCGCCCGGGACGGCAGGTCCTAGGACCTGGCTGGTCCCCTGGCCCGATGCGGGGCCCCACCGTACGCGGCTAGCGTTCCCGGTGTGTTGCAGACGAAGCCCCCAGTCCCGCGTACCGAGCCCGTCCCCCATGCTGAGGGGGTGAGCAACGACGAGTTCCGCGGCGCCCTTGCCCGGCTGGCAGCCGGAGTGGTGCTGATCACCGCCCAGGAGCCGCCGCTCGACGAGCACGGCCGCGGCGAGGACGTCGGCATGACGGCGACCGCCTTCATGTCGGTGTCGCTCGACCCGCCCCTGGTCATGGTGAGCCTGCGCAACGACTCCCGGATGGACGACCTGCTGGCGGAACAGCCGCTGTGGGCCGTGTCCGTACTGTCGGAGAGCCAGCGGCACATCGCGGGACGGTTCGCCATGAAGGGCCGGATCAGCGACCGGCTGCTCTTCGAGGACATCCCCTATGTACGGGGAGAGGTGACCGGCGCACCGCTGGTCGGGGGCGCGCTCGCGACACTGGAGTGCCGCACCGAGCAGCGGATCGTGGCGGGTGACCACACGCTGGTGATCGGCCGGGTGCTCGGCGCGCAGCTGCCGAGCGGCGACGGCGGGCCGCTGGCCTACTTCCGCGGGCGCTACCGGCAGCTGGGCTGAACCGGACCGGCCGCGGGCCGCCCGCTACCAGTCGCGGCCGGAGCGGCCGCGCTTGGTGTCGGCGCGCTGCTTCTTCTCGCGCAGCCGGCGTTCGTTGATCCCGCGCGGGATCTTGCGCTTCACGCGCGGCTTGGGGGGCGGCGCGGTGGCCTCGGCCAGCAGGGCGGTGAGCCGCACGGCGGCCGTCTCACGGTTGCGCCACTGCGAGCGGTGCTCCGAGGAGCGGACCGAGACCACGCCGTTGACCAGCCGGTTCGCCAGCCGCTCCAGCGCGCGTTCCTTCCACACCTCGGGCAGCGACTCGGTCGCCGCGAGGTCGAAGCGCAGCTCCACCTGGGAGTCGCTGGTGTTGACGTGCTGTCCCCCGGGCCCGGAGGACCGCGAGAAACGCCACATGAGCTCGGCCTCCGGCAGGAGGACGGCACCGCGGATGACATAGGGCCCGGACATGACACCCATGTTCCCTGTCCCGCCGGGGGTACGTCACCTTCTTTTGACGCGCCCCTGACGTATCCCGTCCGCCGTCTGCCGCGCCCCGTCATCAGTTCGGTAAAGAAAGTAAAGGCGGAAGGAACCTCACGGTCCCCTGCCTGCGTTATGAACTGTGACGGTAGCTTCGTGATGGCACGAAGCCCGCACCCGAAGATGAAAGGGACTTCCCATGGCAGTAAGCCTGTCCAAGGGCGGCAACGTCTCCCTCACCAAGGAGGCCCCCGGCCTCACCGCCGTCACGGTCGGCCTCGGCTGGGACGTCCGTACCACCACCGGCACCGACTTCGACCTCGACGCCTCGGCGATCGCGGTCAACACGGCGGGCAAGGTCTTCTCCGACGGCCACTTCGTCTTCTTCAACAACAAGTCGACGCCGGACCAGACCATCGTGCACACCGGTGACAACGTCACGGGTGAGGGCGAGGGCGACGACGAGCAGATCAACGTCAACCTGGCGGGCCTGCCGGCCGACATCGACAAGATCGTCTTCCCGGTGTCGATCTACGACGCCGAGACCCGCAGCCAGAACTTCGGCCAGGTGCGGAACGCCTACATTCGCATCCTCAACCAGGCCGGCGGCGCCGAGATCGCGCGCTACGACCTGAGCGAGGACGCCGCCACCGAGACCGCCATGGTCTTCGGCGAGCTCTACCGCAACGGCGCCGAGTGGAAGTTCCGTGCCGTCGGCCAGGGTTACGCCTCGGGCCTGCGCGGCATCGCGCAGGACTTCGGCGTCAGCCTCTGACGTCCAGCACCCAGCCCCACCGAAGCCCCCGGCCGAACGTCCTGCGGCCGGGGGCTTAGGCGTGCCCTTATACCACTGATCGCGGCCAACGGAGCGCACGCCACGCGTGTTTGCCCAATCGAAGGAAGTCCGCCGGATAGCGGACACAGTCCTGCCCCAGTCGGACAAGAACTGGTCAAAGAATTGTGAGGTAATTGTTGGTACACCGTCAAAGCTGGTCATTCGGTGGCACGCTCTCCGCTCGTAACCCCCCACGGAACGAGCAACGGAGAAAGCATGACCCCCCACATGAACACCCGTCGCGCCGCAGCCCTGGCCGCCGTGGCCGCGATGGTCGTCGTCGGAGTGCAGACGGGTGCGGCGAACGCCGACCCGAACACCCCCGGTGACGGTCCCTCCGCTTCTCCCCGCACCACCTCGCCCGCCTTCAACAGCGCCTCCGCACGGACGTCCGCCATCAAGTCGGCCCAGAGCGACGCCTCTTCGACCGCCGACTCGCTGGGGCTCGGCAGCCAGGAGAAGCTGATCGCCCGTGACGTGATCAAGGACGCCAAGGGCACCGTCCACACCCGCTACGAGCGCACCTACGCCGGGCTGCCCGTCCTCGGCGGCGACCTCGTCACCCACACCACGGGCAACGGCAAGCTCAAGAGCGTCACCAAGGCGACGAACGCCAAAATATCCGTGCCGTCCACGACGGCGAAGATCAAGACGGTGGCCGGCGCCCGCAAGGTGATCTGGGCGGGAGGCTCCAAGCCCGTCCTCGCCCTGGAGTCGGTGAAGACCGGCGTGCAGCAGGACGGCACCCCGAGCCGCAAGCGCATCATCACCGACGCCACCACCGGCAAGGTCCTGCACAGCTACGAGGAGATCGAGACCGCCGGCGTCGGCAACAGCCAGTACAGCGGCAAGGTCGACCTGACCACCACCGCGTCCGGTTCCGGCTTCGAACTGACCGACGGCGACCGCGGCGGCCACAAGACGTACGACCTCAACCAGGGCGAGAGCGGCACCGGCGACCTCGTCACCGACGACGACGACACCTGGGGCGACGGCACCGGCAACGACCGCCAGACCGCCGCCGTCGACGCCCACTACGGCGCCGCGCAGACCTGGGACTTCTACAAGTCGGCGCTCGGCCGCGACGGCATCGCCGGTGACGGCAAGGCCGCCTACTCCCGGGTCCACTACGGCGACGCGTACGTCAACGCGTTCTGGGACGACAGCTGCTTCTGCATGACGTACGGCGACGGCGCCGACAACAAGAGCGCCCTCACCGGCCTCGACGTCGCCGGCCACGAGATGAGCCACGGCCTGACCGCCTCCACCGCCAACCTCGACTACGTCGGCGAGTCCGGCGGCCTCAACGAGGCCACCAGCGACATCTTCGGCACCTCGGTGGAGTTCTTCGCCGACAACGCCACCGACGTCGGCGACTACCTCATCGGCGAGAAGATCGACATCAACGGTGACGGCACCCCGCTGCGCTACATGGACCAGCCCAGCAAGGACGGCGGCTCGGCCGACTACTGGGACAGCAGCGTCGGTGACCTGGACGTCCACTACTCGTCCGGTGTCGCCAACCACTTCTTCTACCTGCTGGCCGAGGGCAGCGGCGCGAAGACCATCAACGGCGTCGACTACGACTCCCCCACCTCCGACGGCTCCACCGTCACCGGCATCGGCCGGGACAAGGCCGTCCAGATCTGGTACAAGGCCCTCTCCGAGTACATGACGTCGACCACCGACTACGCGGCCGCCCGCGAGGCGACCGAGAAGGCGGCGACCGACCTGTACGGGGCGGACAGCGCCGAGCTCGCCTCGGTCAGCGCCGCCTGGGCCGGCGTCAACGTGAAGTAACACCCAACGCGTTGCCCCGGGAGCCGGTCAGCCGTCCGCGGCGGGCCGGCTCCTGCCGTACAGCCAGCTCTTCCACAGGTCCGACAGATCCTGCCCGGTCGTCTTCTCCACATAGGCGGTGAAGTCCGCCGTCGAGGCGTTGCCGTGCCGGTGCGCCTTCGTCCAGCCGGCCAGCAGCGCGAAGAACTCCTCGTCGTCGTCGACCGCCTCGCGGATCTTGTGGATCACCATGGCCCCGCGCCCGTACACCGGCTGCTCCGAGATGTCCGCGGCGCCGGGCGGATCCGCCGGCGGGAAGGCCCAGTTGGCGTCGTCGTCATAGGCCTCGTCGAAGGAGTCCTGGGCCGGGGTGTCCTCCTTCTCCTCCTCCCACAGCCACTCCGCGTACGTCGCCAGACCCTCGTTGAGCCACATGTCGCGCCAGGATTCGGGCGTGACGGAGTCGCCGAACCACTGGTGCGCCATCTCGTGGACGAGCAGCCCGATGCTCGGCGGCCCGGGGAAGAACGGCCGGTTCTGCGTCTCCAGCGCATAGCCCGCGTCGTCCTTGCGGTCCACGATCGCGCCGGTGGCGGAGAACGGGTACGGGCCGAAGTGCTCCGCCTCCCACTTCACGACCTCCGGGACGCGGGCCAGCGTGGCCGCGCTCGCCTTCGCCGACTCCGGGTCCACGGCGGTGAACACCGTGATGCCGCCCGCCATGACCGACGTCCTGGTCGTGAAGCGGCCGACGGCCAGGGTCGCGAGGTAGCTCGCCATGGGTTCGGCGGTGTGCCAGCGGTACGTGGTGCGGTCCCCCGAGGTCACCGGCGGGCCGGCCGGCACCCCGTTGGACACCGCCGCCAGTCCCTCGGGGACGGTGACCTTCAGGTCGTAGGAGGCCTTGTCGCCCGGGTGGTGGTTGCCCGGGAACCAGGCCATCGACCCGGTCGGCTCCCCGAGGGCGAGTGCGCCGTCGTCGGTCGGCAGCCAGCCCTCCTCGGACCCGTCCGCGTCGGTGATGGTCCGCGGGGAGCCGGAGTAGCGCACGACGGTGCGGAACGTCTCGCCCTTGTGGAGCCGGTCCTCGACCCCGGCGTCCGTACGCAGCGTCAGCTCGTCGCCCGCCCGGTTGACCGCTGCCGGACGCCCCTCCACGGTCGCCGAATCGACGGTCAGCCCGGCCAGGTCGAGATTGAACGAGCTCAGGTCCTGGGTGGCCCGCGCGGTGATCTCGGCGGTTCCGCGCAGCGTCTGCTCGTCCGGGTCGACGTCGAGGGTGAGGTCGTAGTGCGTCACGTCGTAGCCGCCGTTGCCCAGCTTCGGGAAGTACGGATCGTGCACACCGGAGGCACCCGGCTTCCCCTCGACCCCGCCGGTCCCGGCGGTGCAGGCGGGGGCCAGGACCGCGAGGGCGAGCAGCAGGGCGGCCGCCCCTGCCGTGCGGGGGCCGCGGGCCGTGCGGGATGCCGGAGGTCGATGATCCACACCGGTGATCCTATGTGCGGAATGTCGGAGTCCGGAGGCGCCTGACCGGGGCGGGGAGCCCCGGCCCCCGGCCGTCAGAGCACCGCGATCCCCAACGGCCGCTCGCCCGCCGCCAGCCGGACCGGCGCGCTCTTCCCTGCGAGGTCCACGACCGTGATGCCGTTCCAGTACCCGTCCCGGGTGAAGCCGCCGGTGACGTACGCCGTGCGGCCGTCCCCGGAGACCGCCACGTCCTCGTGCGGACCGTCCAGCGGGACGACGCGCTCGGAGCCGTCCGGCTTCCGGACCGTCAGCGACGCCTCCTCGTCGTCGGAGGCGATCGGTCCGGTGCCGACGACGAGGAGCGTGCCGTCCGGGGCCAGGGCCGCACCGTGCTGGTGGGTGCCGGCCGTCATCGGCTCGATCGCGACCTTGCCGGTGCGCGGGTCGAGCACGGCCAGCCGCTCGCCCTCGAACGGCAGCAGCAGCTTCCCGTCCGCCGGCCGGACGGCCGCGTAGTGCGGCTTCAGCCAGGAGCCGAGACCGCCCTCGGTGCCGTACGGAGCCACCTCCATGCGCCGGGTGCGCAGGGTGTCGGTGCGCACGGACGTCACGTCGAAGGAGTCGTGGCCGGTGGCGTACACCTCCGCGCCGTCGCGCGAGACGTCCACGTCGAAGGGACGGCGGCCGACCGGGGCGGTGCCGGTGACCTTCCGGGACCCGGTGTCGATCACCTCCAGCACCCCCTCGGCACCGGGCACGTTGACGCCCACGTAGACGTGCCGGCCGTCGGGCGCCAGGGCGATGCCCATGCCGCCGCCGCGGTACTCGCCCGTGGTGACCGGCCCGGTCTCCGTCTCGTACGGGATCAGGGCCGGCCGGGTGCGGGTCCGGGTGTCGACGACCGCGACGCCCTCGGCGGTGGCCACCCAGGCCCGGCCGTCGTCCCCGACGACCAGACCGTAGGGGGCGGTGCCGACCTCGACCCGGTCGAACGCCCCGCGTTCCGGATCGACGAACGTCACCGTGTCCCCGCCGAAGTCGGCGACGAGCAGCGTGCCGTCGGGGGTGTTCCCGGCCGCCGCCGGAACCGAGGGGGTGACCGCCGGACCCGTCGCGGCCGGGCTCTTCGCGGCCGCGCTCCCGTCCGGTGCGCCGGTGGTCCCGGTGGCGCAGCCGGCGAGCGCGGCCGCGGCGGCCAGCAGCAGCACCGCCCGCCGGGCCCTCACCGGGTGTCCTCCGCGTCCCGTGCGCCCCGCAGCAGCGCGGCGATCTCCGTGAAGCCGCGGCGTTCCGCGTGCGCCAGCGCCGTCACACCGTCGCCGTCCGGCAGCCCGGGCGTCGCGCCCGCGGCCAGCAGCAGTTCGACGATCTCCTGATGCGCCCGGCCGCCGTCGCCGAGGATCACGGCCTCCAGCAGGGCCGTCCAGCCCAGCCGGTTGACGTGGTCCACGTCGATGTCGGTGACCCGCAGCAGCTCCCGTACGTAGGCGACGTGGCCCCGCTCGCTCGCCGGGATCAGCGCGATCCCGCCGAACCGGTTGCACAGCTTCAGGTCCGGACCGGCCGGCAGCAGCACGTGCAGCATCGCGACGCTGCCGGTGACCCCGGTGGCCAGCCAGGGGCTCTCCTCCCGGCTGTCCTGCGCGTCGGGGTCCGCGCCCGCGTCGACGAGCAGCCGGGCGGCCTCCACATGACCGCCGTGCACGGCCAGCAGCAGCGGGGTGCGCAGCTCCCCGTCGCGGACGTCCACCCGGGCGCCGCCCTCGACCGCGGTCCGCACGGAATCGGTGTCGCCGGTGCGTGCGGCGTCGAGCAGCTGCTGATCGAGGGCGTTCATGTCCGTCTCCCGTACGTGGTGGCGACTACTTGGCGAGGGCGGCGACGCCGGCCTCGGCGAACTTCTCGTCGAGGTCGCCGCTGGGCGCTCCGGCCACTCCGATACCCGCGACCGGAGCACCCTTGACCTGCACCGGGGCGCCGCCCGCGAGGAACAGGGTGCCAGGGATGTCCTTCAGGTTCGGGGTCTGGGTCAGCCGCTTGGCCAGCTCGGAGGTGGGGGCGTTCCACGACACGGCGGTGTACGCCTTCTTCTCGGCGGACTCGTACGCCTGCGGGCCCGCGCCGTCACCGCGCAGGGTCAGGATGGTGTTGCCGTTGCGGTCCACGACGGAGACGGCGACCCGCTGGTTCTCCTTCTCCGCGGCGTCCAGGGCGGCCTGCGCGGCCTTCGATGCGGCGTCCGCGGTCAGGTGCGTGGACTGCTGGAGGTTGCGGTTCGCGGTGTCCGCCTTGACGGTGGTCGCGGGGGCGGCGGCCGGGGCGGAGGCGTTCGCGGACATGGCGCCGAAGGTGCCGGCCCCGAGGGCGGCTGCGGCGACGGCACCGGTCAGGACACGGGTGCGCAGCGAGATCTTCTTCATGGTGAGCTCCTTCGGCGGGGGTGGTGCGTGGCTTCTGCGTTCTGTTTCCATCCTTGGGCCGGTTCCGGCTCCGAACGGTCGGCGTACCGGCTCGACAGCACGTGCGGGACGGCTGACGGCCCCATCGGCCGATCGGTTGATGCGAAGACGCCCGTTCGGCGTGACGATGAAGGTCCGCGCAGGTCAGAAGCAGTTCCCGCGAGGGGGCCCGGTGAGGGGAAGGGGGACGGGGTGGAGCAGCGGAGGCGGCGGGCAGGAGACGCGGGGCGGGCCGGTGACCCCGGCAGCCGCGCCCTGGCCCTGCTCATGCACGCCGCGTTCTTCCTGCTGCTGGGCGCCTCGCTGACCCGGTTCCTGCTGCGGCACCCGGGCGAGACACGCACCCCGTGGATCATCGGCCTGTCCGTCGCCCTGGCCGTCCTGTATGTCCTCGGGCCGGTCCTCGGCTCCCGCCCGACCCCGCGCAGCCTGCTCTGGCTCGGGGTGCTGGTCGCCGTCTGGATGGTGCTCGTCGTCCTCGCGCCGAGCTTCGCGTGGTGCGCGGTCCCGCTCTTCTACACCGGGCTGCGCATCCTGCCGCCACGGGCCGCGCTCGCGCTGGTGGCCCTGCTGACGCTGTTCGTCGTCGCCGCGCAGCTACGGCTGGCGCACGGCTTCGACCCCAACCTGGTCCTCGCCCCGCCCGCCGTCGCGGCCGTCGCCACCGCCGTCTTCGTCCATATGCAGCGCCAGGCGGAGACCCAGGGCGAACTCATCGACGACCTGCTGCGCACCCGCCGGGAACTGGCCGCCACCGAACGCCGCGAAGGCACCCTCGCCGAACGCCAGCGGCTCTCCATGGAGATCCACGACACCCTGGCCCAGGGCCTGTCCAGCCAGCAGATGCTGCTCCAGGCCGCCGACCGCACCTGGGACGCCGACCCGGCGACGGCCCGCCGCCACGTCCGTACCGCCACCGGCATCGCGGAACGCAACCTCGCCGAGGCCCGCCGCTTCGTCCACGACCTGGCCCCCGCCGACCTCGCCGAGGGCGGCGGCCTGGAGGCGGCCCTGCACGCGCTCGCCGCCCGCGAGACCGCGCAGTCCGAGGGCCGGCTCACCGTGCGCTGCCATGTGGAGGGCACACCGCACAGCCCGCTGCCCGGCCGGGTGCAGTCCGCGCTGCTGCGGATCGCCCAGGGCGCCCTCGCCAACGTCCGGGAGCACGCGGGCGCCACCGAGGCCGCCCTGACCCTCACCCATGTCGACGACCGGACCGTCCTCGACATCGCCGACAACGGCCACGGCTTCGCACCCGCCGCACGGGCCCGGACGCCCGACGGGGTGCGCGGGCACGGGCTGCCCGCGATGCGCGCCCGGATCCAGCAGCTCGGCGGCACCCTGACCATCGAGTCCGCCCCCGGCGAGGGCACCGTGGTGACCGCCACCGTGCCCCTGCCCGACGCACCCGCCCGCCCCACCGGCCCCCTCACCCACCGGGACACCGCATGACCGACGCGAACCCGCCCGTCCGGATCCTGCTCTGCGACGACCACGCCGTCGTACGCGCCGGGCTCCTCGCCCTCCTCGGCAGCGAGCCCGACATCGAGGTGGCCGGCGAGGCCGGTAGCGGCGAGGAGGCCGTCGCCCTGGCCGCCAGGCTCACCCCGGACGTCGTGCTGATGGACCTCCAGCTGGGCGAGGGCATCGACGGTGTCGAAGCGACCCGTCGCATCGTGGCCGGCACCGAGGGCGCCCACGTCCTCGTCCTGACCACGTACGACACGGACGCCGACATCACCCGCGCCATCGAGGCCGGCGCCACCGGCTACCTGCTGAAGGCCGAGCGCCCCGAGGAGCTCTTCGCCGCGATCCGCTCGGCCGCCCAGGGCCGCACCACCCTGTCCCCGCCCGTCGCCAGCCGCGTCATGGCCCGCATGCGCAAACCACTGCCCAGCCTCACCGACCGCGAACGCGACATCCTGGGCCAGCTCTCACAGGGCCTGGGCAACCGCGACATCGCCCGCGCGCTGTTCATCAGCGAGGCCACGGTCAAGACCCACCTGGGCCGCATCTACGACAAACTCGGCGTCGACACCCGGGCCGGCGCGGTCTCCGTGGCC harbors:
- the cdgB gene encoding diguanylate cyclase CdgB translates to MEAESEPYVRLATMRQLHQAVADLNTARSLADTLQTVADGIVAGLGYELACVNLVRPDGDLVVAAFAGNSAAEALITGRVGSRESWERRLGMGEIWDELRFIPHTDGWVLLDDDVPQWHTEGPEPRFEDEWHPQDRLYAPMYASGGGLDLLGVISVDRPRNGRRPGAWGREALQMYASQSAIAISNARLRANMQRALVRLEREQQALRASEESFRQAFEYAPSGMAIAELGGDQHGRLLRTNDALCRLLGRPASVLRRYSFADLVHPEDIGTLLRTSAEGGRAELRLGRRDGSCLWVSLRNSVVADTADGPRFLLTHVEDIEERKRHELNLAHRASHDALTGLPNSAELRARLGARLCERPHSVASTDVEALDAAYGDIDEARVHGFPSEAFDAGRSVAPYDHHVHSVAPDTSGDDGSKGLAVLFCDLDGFKSINDRFGHHTGDAVLIEVARRLTTCVRDGDTVARLGGDEFVVLADGLGAADAADLAVRLRNAIIPPIRVDGRAVRVGASFGIGWAACGMTAEEVLRSADQRMYVEKRSRSKVHRRAG
- a CDS encoding flavin reductase family protein, which codes for MLQTKPPVPRTEPVPHAEGVSNDEFRGALARLAAGVVLITAQEPPLDEHGRGEDVGMTATAFMSVSLDPPLVMVSLRNDSRMDDLLAEQPLWAVSVLSESQRHIAGRFAMKGRISDRLLFEDIPYVRGEVTGAPLVGGALATLECRTEQRIVAGDHTLVIGRVLGAQLPSGDGGPLAYFRGRYRQLG
- the arfB gene encoding alternative ribosome rescue aminoacyl-tRNA hydrolase ArfB, coding for MGVMSGPYVIRGAVLLPEAELMWRFSRSSGPGGQHVNTSDSQVELRFDLAATESLPEVWKERALERLANRLVNGVVSVRSSEHRSQWRNRETAAVRLTALLAEATAPPPKPRVKRKIPRGINERRLREKKQRADTKRGRSGRDW
- a CDS encoding TerD family protein, whose amino-acid sequence is MAVSLSKGGNVSLTKEAPGLTAVTVGLGWDVRTTTGTDFDLDASAIAVNTAGKVFSDGHFVFFNNKSTPDQTIVHTGDNVTGEGEGDDEQINVNLAGLPADIDKIVFPVSIYDAETRSQNFGQVRNAYIRILNQAGGAEIARYDLSEDAATETAMVFGELYRNGAEWKFRAVGQGYASGLRGIAQDFGVSL
- a CDS encoding M4 family metallopeptidase, with protein sequence MTPHMNTRRAAALAAVAAMVVVGVQTGAANADPNTPGDGPSASPRTTSPAFNSASARTSAIKSAQSDASSTADSLGLGSQEKLIARDVIKDAKGTVHTRYERTYAGLPVLGGDLVTHTTGNGKLKSVTKATNAKISVPSTTAKIKTVAGARKVIWAGGSKPVLALESVKTGVQQDGTPSRKRIITDATTGKVLHSYEEIETAGVGNSQYSGKVDLTTTASGSGFELTDGDRGGHKTYDLNQGESGTGDLVTDDDDTWGDGTGNDRQTAAVDAHYGAAQTWDFYKSALGRDGIAGDGKAAYSRVHYGDAYVNAFWDDSCFCMTYGDGADNKSALTGLDVAGHEMSHGLTASTANLDYVGESGGLNEATSDIFGTSVEFFADNATDVGDYLIGEKIDINGDGTPLRYMDQPSKDGGSADYWDSSVGDLDVHYSSGVANHFFYLLAEGSGAKTINGVDYDSPTSDGSTVTGIGRDKAVQIWYKALSEYMTSTTDYAAAREATEKAATDLYGADSAELASVSAAWAGVNVK
- a CDS encoding M1 family metallopeptidase; translation: MDHRPPASRTARGPRTAGAAALLLALAVLAPACTAGTGGVEGKPGASGVHDPYFPKLGNGGYDVTHYDLTLDVDPDEQTLRGTAEITARATQDLSSFNLDLAGLTVDSATVEGRPAAVNRAGDELTLRTDAGVEDRLHKGETFRTVVRYSGSPRTITDADGSEEGWLPTDDGALALGEPTGSMAWFPGNHHPGDKASYDLKVTVPEGLAAVSNGVPAGPPVTSGDRTTYRWHTAEPMASYLATLAVGRFTTRTSVMAGGITVFTAVDPESAKASAATLARVPEVVKWEAEHFGPYPFSATGAIVDRKDDAGYALETQNRPFFPGPPSIGLLVHEMAHQWFGDSVTPESWRDMWLNEGLATYAEWLWEEEKEDTPAQDSFDEAYDDDANWAFPPADPPGAADISEQPVYGRGAMVIHKIREAVDDDEEFFALLAGWTKAHRHGNASTADFTAYVEKTTGQDLSDLWKSWLYGRSRPAADG
- a CDS encoding ankyrin repeat domain-containing protein; amino-acid sequence: MNALDQQLLDAARTGDTDSVRTAVEGGARVDVRDGELRTPLLLAVHGGHVEAARLLVDAGADPDAQDSREESPWLATGVTGSVAMLHVLLPAGPDLKLCNRFGGIALIPASERGHVAYVRELLRVTDIDVDHVNRLGWTALLEAVILGDGGRAHQEIVELLLAAGATPGLPDGDGVTALAHAERRGFTEIAALLRGARDAEDTR
- a CDS encoding heme-binding protein is translated as MKKISLRTRVLTGAVAAAALGAGTFGAMSANASAPAAAPATTVKADTANRNLQQSTHLTADAASKAAQAALDAAEKENQRVAVSVVDRNGNTILTLRGDGAGPQAYESAEKKAYTAVSWNAPTSELAKRLTQTPNLKDIPGTLFLAGGAPVQVKGAPVAGIGVAGAPSGDLDEKFAEAGVAALAK
- a CDS encoding sensor histidine kinase; its protein translation is MEQRRRRAGDAGRAGDPGSRALALLMHAAFFLLLGASLTRFLLRHPGETRTPWIIGLSVALAVLYVLGPVLGSRPTPRSLLWLGVLVAVWMVLVVLAPSFAWCAVPLFYTGLRILPPRAALALVALLTLFVVAAQLRLAHGFDPNLVLAPPAVAAVATAVFVHMQRQAETQGELIDDLLRTRRELAATERREGTLAERQRLSMEIHDTLAQGLSSQQMLLQAADRTWDADPATARRHVRTATGIAERNLAEARRFVHDLAPADLAEGGGLEAALHALAARETAQSEGRLTVRCHVEGTPHSPLPGRVQSALLRIAQGALANVREHAGATEAALTLTHVDDRTVLDIADNGHGFAPAARARTPDGVRGHGLPAMRARIQQLGGTLTIESAPGEGTVVTATVPLPDAPARPTGPLTHRDTA
- a CDS encoding response regulator transcription factor — translated: MTDANPPVRILLCDDHAVVRAGLLALLGSEPDIEVAGEAGSGEEAVALAARLTPDVVLMDLQLGEGIDGVEATRRIVAGTEGAHVLVLTTYDTDADITRAIEAGATGYLLKAERPEELFAAIRSAAQGRTTLSPPVASRVMARMRKPLPSLTDRERDILGQLSQGLGNRDIARALFISEATVKTHLGRIYDKLGVDTRAGAVSVAKEQRLLP